A stretch of the Corylus avellana chromosome ca6, CavTom2PMs-1.0 genome encodes the following:
- the LOC132183798 gene encoding ethanolamine-phosphate cytidylyltransferase-like, which translates to MDYESNSWIWEGVYYYPHLFGGLMLTAALLGLSTSYFAGVGVPSLPFLWSDFGIFHKKKHEKKRIRVYMDGCFDLMHYGHANALRQAKALGDELVVGVVSDEEIIANKGPPVLSMEERLALVSGLKWVDEVIANAPYEITEKFMGSLFNEHNIDYIIHGDDPCLLPDGTDAYALAKRAGRYKQIKRTEGVSSTDIVGRILSSARDAKDCQDCNGTSLHGEPHKESESKGAQISQFLPTSRRIVQFSNGKGPAPNARIVYIDGAFDLFHAGHVEILRSARQHGDFLLVGIHTDQTVSENRGNQYPIMHLHERSLSVLACRYVDEVIIGAPWEVTKDMISTFNISLVVHGTVAENNSLLTGENDPYKVPKSMGIFRLLESPKNITTTSVAERIIANHEAYMKRNAKKAESEKKYYAEKKYVSGD; encoded by the exons ATGGACTATGAAAGCAACAGTTGGATATGGGAAGGGGTGTACTACTACCCACACCTCTTTGGTGGTCTGATGCTCACGGCCGCCTTGCTCGGCTTGTCCACCAGCTATTTTGCCGGGGTTGGTGTTCCTTCCTTGCCGTTTTTGTGGTCCGATTTTGGGATTTTCCATAAGAAGAAACATGAGAAGAAGCGTATCCGGGTTTACATGGATGGATGTTTTGATCTCATGCATTATGGCCACGCCAACGCTTTGAGACAAGCCAAGGCTCTGGGGGATGAGTTGGTGGTGGGTGTTGTGAGTGATGAGGAGATCATTGCCAATAAGGGTCCACCTGTTTTATCCATGGAAGAAAG GCTGGCCCTTGTTAGCGGGTTGAAATGGGTAGATGAAGTCATAGCCAATGCTCCATATGAAATTACTGAGAAATTCATGGGCAGTCTCTTTAATGAGCATAATATTGACTATATTATACATGGTGATGATCCGTGCCTGCTTCCGGATGGAACTGATGCTTATGCCTTGGCAAAGAGAGCAGGCCGCTACAAACAGATCAAACGCACAGAAGGTGTCTCCAGCACAGACATTGTAG GTAGAATACTCTCCTCTGCAAGGGATGCAAAAGATTGTCAGGATTGTAATGGTACTTCTTTGCATGGAGAACCTCATAAAGAGAGTGAATCTAAGGGTGCTCAGATATCACAATTTTTACCAACATCCCGACGGATTGTGCAGTTCTCAAATGGCAAG gGGCCTGCGCCAAATGCTCGAATTGTGTACATTGATGGGGCATTTGATCTCTTTCATGCTGGGCATGTTGAG ATCCTCAGGAGTGCTAGACAACATGGAGATTTTCTACTGGTTGGTATCCACACAGACCAGACTGTGAG TGAAAACAGGGGGAATCAGTATCCCATTATGCATTTACATGAGCGTAGTCTAAGTGTGCTGGCTTGCCGTTATGTTGATGAAGTTATCATTGGTGCACCTTGGGAAGTTACAAAGGACATG ATTTCAACTTTCAACATCTCGTTGGTTGTGCATGGGACAGTTGCTGAGAACAACTCCTTGTTGACT GGTGAAAATGATCCTTATAAGGTTCCCAAGAGCATGGGAATTTTCCGGTTGCTTGAAAGCCCCAAAAATATAACCACAACTTCAGTAGCCGAAAGGATAATTGCCAATCATGAGGCTTACATG AAACGCAATGCAAAGAAGGCTGAGAGTGAGAAGAAATACTATGCAGAGAAGAAGTATGTCTCAGGAGACTAG